Part of the Devosia sp. SL43 genome, CAGCACATGATGACGCAGGACAACAAATACACGCCCAGCTTCGCCGCTGCGCTGACTGCCGTCACCGCGGTCATCGGCCCGATCATTCCGCCCTCCATCCCGATGGTGCTCTATGCGCTGATCGCCGACACCTCGATTGGTTACCTGTTCCTCGGCGGCGTCATTCCCGGCCTGCTGATGGCCGGTGTCATGATGGTGCAGGTGGGCTTCATCGCCCGGGCACGCAATTTTCCGGTCGAGAAGCCGGTGCCACTGCGCGAATTGCCGAAGATGACCTGGCATGCGCTGCCGGTGCTCTTCATGCCTGTCGTGCTGATGTATGGCATCTATGGCGGCATCACCACGCCGACCGAAGCCGCCGCAGTCGCCGCCTTCTACGCGCTGGTCGTCTCTGTCGTCATCTATCGCAGCGTGCGCTGGCCCGACCTTTACGCGGCGCTTCTCACCAGCGCCAAGACCACGGCCTCCATTGGCATGCTGATCGCCGGGGCACTGGTGTTCAACTACGTGGTCACCATCGAGAACATCCCCAGCAGTCTCAGCGTCCTGTTGCTGTCCTGGGACCTCAACCCGATCACTTTCCTGATCGCCGTCAACATCCTGCTGCTGGTGCTCGGCTGCCTGCTCGAAGGCACGACTATCCTTCTGGTCATCGTCCCGGTGCTGATCCCTACAGCACAGGCGCTCGGTATCGATCCGGTACATTTCGGCGTGGTCGTGGTGGTCAACATCATGCTGGGCCTCGTCACCCCGCCCTATGGCATGCTGCTCTTCATCATGACCCGCATCTCCGGCGCGCCGATGAAGGCCATCGTCGGCGACGTGATGCCGTTCCTGTTCGGCCTGATCCTGGCCTTGATGATCTTCACCTTTGTGCCAGACACAGTGCTGTGGCTGCCGAAAATGTTTGGCTACGGAGCAGGGCTATGAAGCCGATCTACGTTCTGAACGGCCCCAACCTGAACCGCCTTGGCAAGCGCGAGCCGGCCATCTATGGCACGACAACGCTGGCCGAAGTCGAGCAGTTCTGCCGCGATTCGGCCGGCGATCGGCCGGTGGTATTCCACCAGACCAACAGCGAGGAAGCGCTCATCAATTGGGTGCATGAAGCGATCGACGAGGGTGCCGGGATCATCATCAATCCTGCCGCCTTCACCTTCACGTCGCTGGCGCTGCTGGATGCGCTCAAGATGTTCGAGGGCCCGGTGATCGAGTTCCACATTTCCAACATCCACAAGCGCGAGCCGATCTATCATCGCTCTTACGTGTCGATGCGGGCCGATGCGGTGATGGCCGGGCTCGGCGCCGGCGGCTATGCCACGGCCGTCCGAGCGATGCTCGATATGATCGCCGCCCGCTAGGCAACGGTCGGCGCCCAAACC contains:
- a CDS encoding type II 3-dehydroquinate dehydratase, which translates into the protein MKPIYVLNGPNLNRLGKREPAIYGTTTLAEVEQFCRDSAGDRPVVFHQTNSEEALINWVHEAIDEGAGIIINPAAFTFTSLALLDALKMFEGPVIEFHISNIHKREPIYHRSYVSMRADAVMAGLGAGGYATAVRAMLDMIAAR
- a CDS encoding TRAP transporter large permease, giving the protein MMLSTAFTLALGLIIVLSVFGLPMGLSMICASVLYLLMRGQDMGIVAEQFLNGMYSNYIMLAVPLFILAAEIMNSGTLSERLLKWCDAVVGRFRGGLAQVNILQSIVFAGMSGSAVADAAGSGKMMQHMMTQDNKYTPSFAAALTAVTAVIGPIIPPSIPMVLYALIADTSIGYLFLGGVIPGLLMAGVMMVQVGFIARARNFPVEKPVPLRELPKMTWHALPVLFMPVVLMYGIYGGITTPTEAAAVAAFYALVVSVVIYRSVRWPDLYAALLTSAKTTASIGMLIAGALVFNYVVTIENIPSSLSVLLLSWDLNPITFLIAVNILLLVLGCLLEGTTILLVIVPVLIPTAQALGIDPVHFGVVVVVNIMLGLVTPPYGMLLFIMTRISGAPMKAIVGDVMPFLFGLILALMIFTFVPDTVLWLPKMFGYGAGL